The genomic interval TTTGTAAATTCAGCAGTACATCCAGCCTAACAACCGTTTGTCAACAAAATATTTACTTACCCTGCCTGATCTGCTATTTTTACAGCAGTAAATTTCTCTTTTAGTGAAAGGTTTAAGGTTAATAGGTAAATGGGCATGCGTTTCGCTTGCCCTTTTTATTTTGTAGCCAATCTTTACATTTCATCCTCGTTTCTAATTACCTTCATCCTAACTTGCAATTCTGCTTTTTGATTTATCCGGGCTATTATTGTAGATGCTTTTCTATTCTGCAGGTAAAGACTGGCAAGATGTTATACAGCTCATTTCAGTAATATAAAAGATAAGGAATCTACCGATACTAAATCCCTCTTTACCGACACATCATTGTAGTTCCCGAAACCAGGGCTCATTTTTGTTCCATAGTTCAGAAAAACTTTAACACATTACGATTATGGAAAGAAAAAGCTTCCTGAAAAGTTTATTGCTTGGGGCAGTAACAGTACCTGTGGCCCTGTCTGCCTGTGAAAAAGAAGCCGATGCGATTACACCTTCTACCGAAGAAGGTACTGTTACTGATCCGGGTACCAGTTCAGATAATTGTACCATTGCTCCTACCGAAACGCAAGGACCATTTCCTACCAAGAGTCCGGCTTCCTATGTGCGCAGCGACATTACCGACGGACGTAGCGGCTATAAAATGACAGCCAAAATTACCATTGGAAATACGAATAAGAATTGTGCTGCCCTAGCCGGAGCCATTGTAGATATATGGCATTGCGATGCGGAAGGAAGTTATTCAGAATATGGCGGAAGCGGCATGCAATCAGTAAATTACCAGTCGGTGCATTTCTTGAGAGGCCGGCAGGTTACGGATGCAAATGGTCTGGTTACGTTTACCAGTATATTTCCCGGCTGGTACAATGGCCGCACTACGCATATTCATGTGCATATTTATAATGCCAGCGGCACTTCCCTAAAAGTTACCCAGATTGCATTTCCGGAAGGAAGCGGTACTGCCGTAGCATTGGTAAATGGATATTCAAAAGGTTTGAGTGGCTATACTTCCAATAAAAACGACAATATATTTAGCGACGATACCGCAGGGGTTCAGATCGCAACGGTTACCGGGAATACGACCGATGGATTTGAGCTTTCTATCAAACTAAATGTAGCTGCTTAAGATTCTGCTAATATACCTTTCTGCAGCAAACATGAGCATTGCTGAATATCCATCCATTACCAATAAATTTTCTGCATTATAAACAATGGCTAACCGCATCATTACCTTGTGTTACCGTAAACTGATTGATGCAAACGCAAGTGGCGTCTGGGAAAAGTTTGTATTTGAAGATACCTATGCGGAGTTCAGAATGCAGGCACAGTATTTCAACCAGGAAAAAAAGTACCGTTCGTTTGCAGAGTTAACACAGCAGGTTGCTGGTGCCGAAAAACTCCATTTTCTGGTGAGCGCCGCTGCTACTGATTACATCCGGCAACTGAATGAAACCATACCGGATGTGTTGAATAATCTGGGAAAGCATTTTCTCTGCTTCAATACCTTTCAGTTTGAAATCATTAATTCGGATCTGCACGATAAAAAAAAGCACCAGGTTGCCATCAACTTTTTCTCACTGCCGCTGATATGGCATGACACCATTGGAAACTACCTGCTTGTTTCGGAGAAGAAAAATGAAACAAGCGGAGAAGCATCTACGCATCTGTTCCAGTTACAGCCCTATGTATCAATTTATTCCTTACAAAGCGAAACACAATCCCTATGATCAAGCAAATTCCTGGAAAAATTTATTTATCTGAAGGGCGTGGCTTGACACAAACCAGGCAGTTCAGGAGGTATAGTACTTTCAACTTTGGAGCTTATTTCCATGCAGATAAAATGCCTTTTGATCGGCTGTATGTGTGTAATGAAGAAACAATCGCTCCTGGGCAGCATACTAAGTTTGAGGTAGAGCAGGCTTCGCATGTCATTATTATTCCTATTACCGGAGATGTGCAATATAAGTATGAATGCGGAAATAGCTATCAGGTACAAGTAGAGCAAATCCAATTGTTTACTCTGCCTGCCAATAGTACATTTCAGGTAGCTAATCCGTATCCTGGAGAAACAATAAATTTATTGCAACTATGGATAAAGGCAGATGAGCCGGTAGAACAAAGTTCTTCGCAGTTGTTTTCTTTTGAATTTGAATCTCTCGTAAACCAGCTTCAGGAAATAATACCTGGAATTAATCAGGATGAATATTCCATCAATCTTCCTTTTTTGTTGAATTTAGGTTGTTTTTCCGGAAGAAAAGATTCTACGTATTCGCTACAACGCAGAAATACAGTATTTTTTGCTTTCGTGATTGAAGGAGCGTTTGAACTGGAAGGCCGCCTGTTACATGCCGGAGATGCAGTAGCTTTGTGGAATGTTACAGAAGTAGAACTGGAAGCTTTAAGTGCCCAGGCTTTGATTCTGGCCATAGAAATACAGCCGTAAGTTTATGCGGAATAATTCTTACGGCTGTAGTATTTAGTGCTTTCAATCTATTTATCCAAAAGCCGGAACAATCTGCAAACATACCGGGGCAGGTACATCCAGAACTTGCCCGGTAGCGGTAAGCTTGCCGGTATTCGCATCAATGCGGAAAGCTACTACATTGTCGGTATTCTGATTGGCTACCAGTAATAATTTTCCGGTGGGATCGAGGGTAAAGTTTCTGGGCCACTTGCCTCCGGTAGATACATGTTCTACAAAGGTGAGTTTCCCGCTTTGGGCATCCACAGCAAATACGGCAATGCTATTATGTCCGCGGTTGGAGCCATACACAAACTTGCCATCTGCCGACACATGAATGTCGGCACAATAACTTTCTTCGCTGTATCCTTGCGGAAGGGTAGAAATCGTTTGCAGTTCTTTCAAAGCTCCGCTGGAGGCAGTGTAGCTGAATGCAGTTATGGTATTGTCCAATTCATTGATTACGAAGGCATACCGGCCATTGGGATGAAAAGCAAAATGCCTGGGACCAGCCCCCGGTTTTACGGATACTGCCGCTGGCTGACCAGCGGTAAGTTTGCTTTGTTTGGCATCAAAGCGGTATCCTACAATTTTATCAGTGCCCAGATCAGCGGAGAAAGCAAATTTATTGGCAGGATCTAATACAATACAATGGGCATGTGGTTTTTCCTGGCGTTTTTTGTCTGGCCCTGAACCTGTATGCTGAAATACTGTAGGCGGACTCAGTTTTCCATCTGCTCCAACACTGAAAATAGATACATTCCCCCCGCTATAGTTAGCCGCTAGTACCGATTTTCCGGTTTTATCTATCGTTACATAACAGGGCGCTCCACCCTGCGTTGGCTGCTGGTTAATAAGCGTAAGTGCGCCTGTTTTCTGATCAATGGCAAATGCACTGATGGCGCCTCCGGGTTTTCCTTCAAAATCTCCCACTTCACTCACAGAAAACAAAAATTTCCGGTTGGGATCAATGGCCAGGAAAGATGGATTTTTAATGCCTTTGGTTGTGTTTACATGCGTAAGCGCACCTGTCTGCGGATCAAGTTTGTAGAGATAAATGCCTTCGCTTTTACCATTGGTATAAGTGCCGACATACACCATATAGCCATTTTTATTTTGCATAATCTTTTCAAAGTTAAATACATCCGGTAAAGTCATCGCCATCAGGCCCAACCCGGATGCTTTGATAAATGTACGACGTGAAGAATGAGAGGTTGACATAAAGTGTGTTCAGGTTTATAAAACAGTTGCCTACACATAGGCTTCTTTGTTCTGCCAGGAATATTAAAAAATTATCGTGTAAAAAGCTAAAATTTATATTGCGTACAAACATACAAATTATAATGACTGTATAGTATCCTTACTTCCATGAACTAGCATGGATTTGTAAAAGCCCTGATATCAGGAAATGACTATGCTGATTTCTTATTTTATTCTTTATTCAACCCTGGTTCGTGCGATAATAATGCCAATATATTCAATAAACATAAAGCATAAATAGTTGGTGTTTTATTCCAAAGTAATCAGTAAATTTTTTAGCGGAATCAAGCATTCCATGATAGATAAAAATTTTAAATAGCATTATCCCATACAGGTTAACAAATAGGAAAATTTCTGTTACGGGTAGATTAAGTTTAAATATCTGTGAGATAAAAAGATAGAAGAAAGCTGTTTTTTACTTACTTTTCTGACCTTCATTTCCGGCACCAGCAACGCGATACATTAACCAACCATTAACAAGCTGTCTTATGACAAAAAAATATGGTAAGCCAACCTATATCCTTTGCCTGGGTTTATTAAGCAGCCTCCTGTACGCTTGTCAGCCTTCTGCACCACAGGTACCTACAATTAAACATATTGTAGTAATTGGGGTAGATGGCATGAGTCCGGATGGCGTGGAGAAAGCAGCCACCCCCTATATGGATTCGCTGATGAAGAATGGTTCCTATACCCTACAAGCCAGAGGTGTATTGCCTACAAGCAGCAGTTCTAACTGGGCTTCTATGATCATGGGGGCCGGTCCTGAACAGCATGGGATTACCAGCAATGGCTGGCAGCCAGACGATCATATACTTCCGGCTGTAACTACCGGAACGGAAGGAATATTTCCAACCATATTTGGGGTGATTCGCCAGCAACATCCCTCGGCTGAAATTGGCGCTATTTACAACTGGAAAGACTTTGGAAGATTATTCGAAAAAACTGCCGTTAACTACAATATTCACGGACAAACAGAAAAGGAAACGGCCGAACTGGCCAGTACATATATCCGGGAGAAAAAGCCATTGTTTACCTTCGTTCATTTCGACCATGTAGACCATGCCGGCCATGAAACCGGGCATGGCACAGCCGCCTATTATCAGACCGTTGCTTTGGCAGATTCCTTGATCGGACAGGTGATTCAGGCTGCCAGGGAAGCAGGTATTCTGGAGGAAACGGTGTTCATCGTTTCTGCTGATCATGGCGGTGTAGGAAAAGGACATGGAGGAGAAACGCTGGGTGAAATACAAATTCCGTTTATTGTGTGCGGAAAAGGCATAAAAAAAGGCTACCAGATAAAACATACTGTATATACCTATGATAATGCCTCAACCATTGCTTTTCTGCTGGGCATTGAACCACCCTATGCCTGGATTGGTAAACCAGTTAAAAGTGTAGTAGAAGGTTTTCCGGCACCTGTGGTAAAAGAAGAAAAAGAAAAGCTGGCTGCTCCCACTATCTATCCGCCTGCCAGAGAAAATGCACTGGCCGGAGGTTTGTATATTGATAAGCCAGCCCAGGTAGAAATAAAATCTGCCCAGCCAGGACAAGTTATTCACTATACACTCGATGGCAGCGAGCCCACTGCCTCCTCACCTGTGTATCAATCGCCCTTTACCCTCACAGAAAGTAAAGTGGTAAAAGCAAAAGCGTTTGCAGCAGATCAGGAAAGTTATACAGCGCAGGGATTTTTCAGAATTGCCAGCACCAGTCATGATAATGGAATAAATTACAGTTTTTATACAGGGGAAAACTGGAAACAACTTCCGGATTTTGAGAAGTTAAAAGCCCGTTCAACTGGCAATGTATACGAGTTCAGGATTGATTCAATTCCCAACGCAAAAGGAACATATGCGGTAAAATTTGAAGCTTTTTTGCAGATAGACCAGCCTGGCGACTATACATTTTATACCAATTCAGATGATGGCAGCAACTTGATGATAAATAATCAGGAAGTGGTCAATAACGACGGTGATCACGGGGCTTTGGAAAGAAGCGGAAAAATACACCTGGACAAAGGCATGCATCCCCTTACAGTACGCTACTTTAATGGAGGGGGCGGAAGCTGGCTGGATGTCTATTACAAAGGGCCTGCCATTGTCAAACAAATTATTCCGCCATCCGTGCTGTATAGATCAAACCAGGAAAAAGCTATCAAAACAGTAGCGAATCCCTGAAATAAAAGGTACATCAGTAAAGCACAAATCATACTTTTGAAATTAAAATCATCCAAACTCCTGAATAATGAGCAGATAGTAGATTAAAAAATACTTGCTATCCTAACTTTTTGCTGTTATCCAGAAATAAAGTCTTCACAAACACCTATGCCTCTACCTAAACTCATCTTCTGTTCTTTACTTGTGTGTGCCCTATTTTCTGCCAGGGCACAGCAGGTAGGGCAACCTTTACCTGAATGGCAGGAAGGAATGCTTGATTTGCACCATATCAATACCGGCAGGGGAGATGCAGCTTTTTATATTTTCCCGGATGGTACTACCATGCTGCTCGATGCCGGTGAAATGGACCCCACTGATCCCAGAACCACTTCGCCCAGGAACTCAACCCTGCACCCCAACAATTCTAAAACTCCCCATGAGTGGATTGCTCTTTACATACAAAATAAGTTTCCTAAACAGCTCAAACCCAAACTGGATTATGCGCTCATTACTCATTTTCACGATGATCATTATGGCACGGTATATCCGGGAGCAAAAACTTCTGCTAAAGGCAACTATATATTAAGCGGCATTACTGGCGTAGGAGATATAATTCCCATTGGTTTGCTAATCGACCGGGGTTATCCGGATTATAAGTATCCGATGGATATGAACGCTTTTAAGGCTCTTGTCTCGCAACGGCCACAATTACTGCCAGAATACAACAGCATGCTCAATTATATGGCTTTTACGAACTATCATGTGCAAAAATCAGGGATGAAAGCGGCCACCTTGCAGGCAGGGAGAAATGATCAGATCAGGCTAGTACATAATGCGGCAAAGTTTAAAGATTTTAAAGTACAGAACATAAAAGCTAATGGAATCATCTGGAATGGCAATGGCATAGAAACGTATAATTATCTGGAGAAAGCGCCAGCAGAAAGAATTCCCGAAAACCCGCTGAGCCTGGCCATCCGGATAGCGTACGGCGATTTCAGGTATTATACCGGTGGCGATAATCCCGGCATTGCCGATTTAGGGGCACCAGAATGGATGGATGTAGGCACACCTATCGCCAAAGCCGTAGGCGAAGTAGATGTAGCGGTAATGGATCATCATGGAAATCGGGATGCACACAATGAGTTTAATATCAAAACCTTGCGGCCCAGGGTATGGATCGAGCAAACCTGGTCTTCTGATCATCCGGGACATGAAGTGCTTCGCAGAGTAACTTCTAAATATTTGTATCCGGAAGAACGGGATATGTTTGCGACTAATATGCTCGAGGCCAATAAAATCGTAATTGGCCCTTCGCTGGAAAATTCCTATAAAAGTACCGATGGACATATTCTGGTACGTGTACTGCCTGGAGGCAAACAATATTATGTGATCATCCTTAATGATGAAACGGAGCAGGCAGAGGTAAAAGCGGTATTCGGCCCTTATCAGGCCAAACAGAAAGTGAAATAATGCCTGAGGTAAAGAAATACAAATTATTTCTATATTATACAATCTAATTCTTTATAGCATAAAATTTCCGCCCATCAGGCAGTAGCTATGACTCAATTTTATATTAAAACGTTGGTATGTCTGTTCTGCTTTCTGTGGAGTGGTACTATATCTGGCCAGACTAAAGTCAGAAAGACTGTGTTTATTCTGGTGGATGGGATTCCGGCCGATGTACTGGAAACAGTAGCAACGCCTGCCTTAGATTCTCTGGCAAAAGCTGGAAAATACATGCGGTCTTATGTTGGGGGAAGCAAAGGAGAATATTCGGAGAGTCCTACCATTTCTGCCGTTGGTTACAATAGCTTACTGACAGGCACCTGGGCCAATAAGCACAATGTATGGGATAATGATATTGCAGCACCTAATTATCACTATCCAACAATTTTCCGCTTACTAAAAAATCAATATCCTGCAAAGAAAATAGGCATTTTCTCCAGCTGGCTCGACAACCGGACAAAATTAATAGGAGATGGCCTTCCCCAGACTGGCAATATCCAGGTTGATTATCACGCCGATGGTTATGAACTCGATACCATCCGTTTTCCTCAGGCTAAAGCCAGGGATTTTATGCACAAAATAGATAATAAAGTTGTGCAGGAAACGGCTCTTTATATCCGGAATCAGGCGCCGGATCTCTCCTGGGTATACCTGGAATATACGGATGATATGGGACATATGTATGGAGATAGCAAACAGTTTTATGATGCGGTGAAGAAAATGGATGCCCAGATCAGTACCATTGCACAAGCGGTTCAATACCGGCAAAAGCGGCATAATGAAGATTGGCTGATAGTTGTGACAACCGACCATGGCCGGGATGAGCAAACCGGCAAGGATCATGGAGGGCAATCTTACCGGCAGCGCAGCAGCTGGATAGTAACCAATTATCCACAGCTAAATATGTATGCTAAATATTATACCCCAGGCATTGTAGATATTATGCCTACAATAGCCAGGTTTATGAATATATCGATGCCTTTGGAAATAAGCCGGGAACTGGACGGAACGCCGTTAACAGGTAAAATTTCGCTGGCAGAGGTGCAGGTACATCATTTCCAGAAAAAACTCGATGTAAGCTGGAAAGCCTTAGAGAAAGAAGGTAAGGTAAAAATATGGGTTTCTACTACGAATGGATTCAAAACTGGAGAGAAGGATACCTATACACTGTTTGCCGAAGTGCCTGTAACCAGCGAACATGCCTCCATTCATACCAATTTGCCTGTTTCCTCCTTCTATAAAGTAGTTTTAGAATCTCCATTTAATAGTGTTACCAAATGGGTTACGCTAGAAGCAAAACAGAAATAATCTGTACCATTCTTCAGGCAAAATTACTCTATTATAATCCCGGCATTCACTTTTGCTTACTTATCTACTAAATAATCGGTCACTAGTTGCCATTGTATTTTCTGGAATCCTGCCCAGCCTCCTGCAGCAACCAGCGTATTTACTACCTGCCGGTCTCCAGCCTCTTCTGCCTGGTTATTCACGACTTCATCTTTTCCAATTTCAGAAGCAGTGAGGGTATTCCCTTCTTTTATTATCTGAAAAGTGCTGCTGGCTTCAGCGGTAAAAAAGTGCTTCACTTCTTGTGGAGACTCTTTTTCGTGAGGCGACTGGCTTGGCTTTACTGTAAAGGATGCTTCTTTACCATCAGTGTGTACGTGTTGTACCTGTACCCAGTTTTCAGGCAAAGGACCAGGCAATTGAATACAGATATAATCTCCTGATTGTACTGGTTGGTCTTTTTTCCGTTTGCCACTGGTATCATGCAAGGTAAAGGTAGAACTCAGGGCAGAAATGGCAGACCAGGCTTCTACCCTAAATAATTTCTCTTTTGCCTTCTCAAACGCCTGTGCTGCTGTTTGCTCGTCAATATACGTCTGCTTACTTGAAAAGCGTGTATCTTTACTTTGTTCGCCGGTGAGCAGTTGTGCCGCCTGTTTAGCTCCTTTGATAATATCTTTGATACCCATATGAAAAAATTTAAGTTCAGCGTATTGTTCAAAGGTATGTACTGCCATAGGGTAAAATAGGTTTTAGGATTTAGGTAGGTAGAACCACAAGTATTTTTATTCATCTTTTTTTCAATTACTTCCTTAATTATTTCAATGAGAAGCGAATCTGAGGTAACAAATTTGATTCTACAGGTAGCCAGGCAAGACGAGCGGATTAGGGCGGTTGTACTGAATGGATCAAGGGCAAATCCCAACGCCAGAAAAGATGTATTTCAGGACTTTGATATTGTGTACGTAGTAAATCAACTGGATACTTTTTTAATGGATCATAGCTGGGTGAATATTTTTGGGGAAAGGCTAATTATGCAGATGCCTGACCAAATGTGTTTTGGTGAAAAGGATGAACACTCGTTTGCGTATCTGATGCTCTTTACCGATGGAAACAGAATAGATCTGACACTATTCCCGGTTGAGAAACTTACCACCCATTTCAAGCATGATAGCTTAACAATTGTATTGCTGGATAAGGACCACCTGTTTGAAAATCTGCCGCTACCCAGCGAAAAAGATTATCTCATTCAAGCTCCGTCTCAACAGGAGTTTACAGATGTGTGTAATGAATTCTGGTGGGTGAGCACCTATGTCGTGAAAGGGCTATGCAGAAATGAAATTACCTATGCCAGGAATATGCTGGAAATTCCGGTACGGGATATGTTTTTCAAAATGATTGAATGGCATATCGGCATTCATACCAGCTTTAGTGTGACGTTTGGGAAAGCAGGCAAAAAAATGAAAGAACAGGTGGAACCTGAGTTGTATGAAAAAATCCTCACCACTTATCCGGATGCAAATCCAGACAATATCTGGAAAGCCTTACTTGTGATGACAGCTCTATTTAAAGATATGGCGAAGGAGATTGAAAGGAAGATGAACTTTACCTACAACATACAAGAGGAGCAAAACATAATGGCGTATATACAATCAGCCTACAAAAGTCAGCAGAAGATAATTTGAATGCTTTGTTCAGTAGCAGGTAATCTTTTTGTATCCCGAATCTGTATGTATTTTGATGTCAAGTAGGAAACAGTATTCTAAAATAACAAAAATTAACTGGTTAATTCAACCCAGGTGGGAGCGTGATCACTAGGTCTTTCCCAGCCGCGGACTTCCTTATCAACGCCTGCCGAATGTAAGCGTTTAGCCAGGTGAGGGCTAAGCAGTATATGATCAATGCGCAATCCTATATTGCGGCGGTAGGCGTTTTGGGTATAATCCCAGAAAGTATAAATGCGTTGTTGCGGGTAGAAAGTCCGTAGGGCATCTGTCCACCCCTGGGCAACTAAATTCTGGTAAGCAGTGCGGACTTCCGGGCGATACAATGCATCATTCACCCAATATTCAGGGTTATATACATCAAGTTCTGTTGGAATAACATTATAATCGCCAGCCAATACAGCCGGAACATCCATTTCTAGCAATTGCGCTGCATGCTGGGTGAACTGCTCAAACCATCGCAGCTTGTACTCAAACTTGGGTCCGGGAGCAGGATTCCCATTGGGCAAGTATAAGCAGCCTATGTGTATGCCCTCAACCAACGCTTCAATATAGCGGCTCTGGATGTCTTCATCCACTTCTCCAGGTAATCCACGCCTGACTTCCTGGGGCTGGGTTCCACGGGCCAGAATGGCTACGCCATTCCAGCTTTTTTGCCCATGCCAGATAGCCCCATATCCTACCTCAGCAATGGCTTCAACCGGAAATTTATCTTGAGATGCCTTCAATTCTTGTAAGCATACGACTGTTGGTTTGGTTTCTTCCAGCCAGCGAAGCAAATTTGGTAACCGGGCATTGATACCATTTACATTGTAGGTAACTATTTTCATTCTCAGGTGCGCTTGTTCTTTTGTTTCAAGGTAAGTCTACAAAAATACGGAGAGCATAGATTTATGTTGAAGTAGCATAAAAATAAAACAAGCCAGCATTTACGCTAGCTTGTTTTATCATGGGTGTTCTGTTGTTTCTTTAAAGAATTATGCATTCATAAGGTATATTAAGAAAACTATCTGAGTTGGATTTGCATGTGGAGTACATGGCTACATGAATTGATTATTGAAAAAGCAATGGAGCAAATTCATACAAATTATGCCGCCAGGTAATAAAGGTGTGCCCGGCTGGATAATCATTGGTTTTATATTTGATTCCGTATTTGTCAAACAGCTTCAACACATTCTGTCCGTTTGTATAGGCAATATCTTTTTCTCCTCCCATGGCAATCCAGAATAGCTTAAGTTTATTGATTTCCGGGTTTTTCAACTGAGTACTATATTTCTCTTCCAGAGTTTTCAGTTGAGTAGGAAAATAGCCGGTACTTAAGGGCAATACATAAGCAAACTTCTCGGGATGAAACAAGGCAATATTTAAAGCCTGAATCCCACCCATAGAAAGTCCGGCAAAGGCACGGTTTTCTCTTTTGGCCGAAACA from Rhodocytophaga rosea carries:
- a CDS encoding dioxygenase family protein produces the protein MERKSFLKSLLLGAVTVPVALSACEKEADAITPSTEEGTVTDPGTSSDNCTIAPTETQGPFPTKSPASYVRSDITDGRSGYKMTAKITIGNTNKNCAALAGAIVDIWHCDAEGSYSEYGGSGMQSVNYQSVHFLRGRQVTDANGLVTFTSIFPGWYNGRTTHIHVHIYNASGTSLKVTQIAFPEGSGTAVALVNGYSKGLSGYTSNKNDNIFSDDTAGVQIATVTGNTTDGFELSIKLNVAA
- a CDS encoding pirin family protein, translated to MIKQIPGKIYLSEGRGLTQTRQFRRYSTFNFGAYFHADKMPFDRLYVCNEETIAPGQHTKFEVEQASHVIIIPITGDVQYKYECGNSYQVQVEQIQLFTLPANSTFQVANPYPGETINLLQLWIKADEPVEQSSSQLFSFEFESLVNQLQEIIPGINQDEYSINLPFLLNLGCFSGRKDSTYSLQRRNTVFFAFVIEGAFELEGRLLHAGDAVALWNVTEVELEALSAQALILAIEIQP
- a CDS encoding lactonase family protein, whose translation is MSTSHSSRRTFIKASGLGLMAMTLPDVFNFEKIMQNKNGYMVYVGTYTNGKSEGIYLYKLDPQTGALTHVNTTKGIKNPSFLAIDPNRKFLFSVSEVGDFEGKPGGAISAFAIDQKTGALTLINQQPTQGGAPCYVTIDKTGKSVLAANYSGGNVSIFSVGADGKLSPPTVFQHTGSGPDKKRQEKPHAHCIVLDPANKFAFSADLGTDKIVGYRFDAKQSKLTAGQPAAVSVKPGAGPRHFAFHPNGRYAFVINELDNTITAFSYTASSGALKELQTISTLPQGYSEESYCADIHVSADGKFVYGSNRGHNSIAVFAVDAQSGKLTFVEHVSTGGKWPRNFTLDPTGKLLLVANQNTDNVVAFRIDANTGKLTATGQVLDVPAPVCLQIVPAFG
- a CDS encoding alkaline phosphatase family protein gives rise to the protein MTKKYGKPTYILCLGLLSSLLYACQPSAPQVPTIKHIVVIGVDGMSPDGVEKAATPYMDSLMKNGSYTLQARGVLPTSSSSNWASMIMGAGPEQHGITSNGWQPDDHILPAVTTGTEGIFPTIFGVIRQQHPSAEIGAIYNWKDFGRLFEKTAVNYNIHGQTEKETAELASTYIREKKPLFTFVHFDHVDHAGHETGHGTAAYYQTVALADSLIGQVIQAAREAGILEETVFIVSADHGGVGKGHGGETLGEIQIPFIVCGKGIKKGYQIKHTVYTYDNASTIAFLLGIEPPYAWIGKPVKSVVEGFPAPVVKEEKEKLAAPTIYPPARENALAGGLYIDKPAQVEIKSAQPGQVIHYTLDGSEPTASSPVYQSPFTLTESKVVKAKAFAADQESYTAQGFFRIASTSHDNGINYSFYTGENWKQLPDFEKLKARSTGNVYEFRIDSIPNAKGTYAVKFEAFLQIDQPGDYTFYTNSDDGSNLMINNQEVVNNDGDHGALERSGKIHLDKGMHPLTVRYFNGGGGSWLDVYYKGPAIVKQIIPPSVLYRSNQEKAIKTVANP
- a CDS encoding ComEC/Rec2 family competence protein, which translates into the protein MPLPKLIFCSLLVCALFSARAQQVGQPLPEWQEGMLDLHHINTGRGDAAFYIFPDGTTMLLDAGEMDPTDPRTTSPRNSTLHPNNSKTPHEWIALYIQNKFPKQLKPKLDYALITHFHDDHYGTVYPGAKTSAKGNYILSGITGVGDIIPIGLLIDRGYPDYKYPMDMNAFKALVSQRPQLLPEYNSMLNYMAFTNYHVQKSGMKAATLQAGRNDQIRLVHNAAKFKDFKVQNIKANGIIWNGNGIETYNYLEKAPAERIPENPLSLAIRIAYGDFRYYTGGDNPGIADLGAPEWMDVGTPIAKAVGEVDVAVMDHHGNRDAHNEFNIKTLRPRVWIEQTWSSDHPGHEVLRRVTSKYLYPEERDMFATNMLEANKIVIGPSLENSYKSTDGHILVRVLPGGKQYYVIILNDETEQAEVKAVFGPYQAKQKVK
- a CDS encoding alkaline phosphatase family protein produces the protein MTQFYIKTLVCLFCFLWSGTISGQTKVRKTVFILVDGIPADVLETVATPALDSLAKAGKYMRSYVGGSKGEYSESPTISAVGYNSLLTGTWANKHNVWDNDIAAPNYHYPTIFRLLKNQYPAKKIGIFSSWLDNRTKLIGDGLPQTGNIQVDYHADGYELDTIRFPQAKARDFMHKIDNKVVQETALYIRNQAPDLSWVYLEYTDDMGHMYGDSKQFYDAVKKMDAQISTIAQAVQYRQKRHNEDWLIVVTTDHGRDEQTGKDHGGQSYRQRSSWIVTNYPQLNMYAKYYTPGIVDIMPTIARFMNISMPLEISRELDGTPLTGKISLAEVQVHHFQKKLDVSWKALEKEGKVKIWVSTTNGFKTGEKDTYTLFAEVPVTSEHASIHTNLPVSSFYKVVLESPFNSVTKWVTLEAKQK
- a CDS encoding aminoglycoside 6-adenylyltransferase yields the protein MRSESEVTNLILQVARQDERIRAVVLNGSRANPNARKDVFQDFDIVYVVNQLDTFLMDHSWVNIFGERLIMQMPDQMCFGEKDEHSFAYLMLFTDGNRIDLTLFPVEKLTTHFKHDSLTIVLLDKDHLFENLPLPSEKDYLIQAPSQQEFTDVCNEFWWVSTYVVKGLCRNEITYARNMLEIPVRDMFFKMIEWHIGIHTSFSVTFGKAGKKMKEQVEPELYEKILTTYPDANPDNIWKALLVMTALFKDMAKEIERKMNFTYNIQEEQNIMAYIQSAYKSQQKII
- the xth gene encoding exodeoxyribonuclease III yields the protein MKIVTYNVNGINARLPNLLRWLEETKPTVVCLQELKASQDKFPVEAIAEVGYGAIWHGQKSWNGVAILARGTQPQEVRRGLPGEVDEDIQSRYIEALVEGIHIGCLYLPNGNPAPGPKFEYKLRWFEQFTQHAAQLLEMDVPAVLAGDYNVIPTELDVYNPEYWVNDALYRPEVRTAYQNLVAQGWTDALRTFYPQQRIYTFWDYTQNAYRRNIGLRIDHILLSPHLAKRLHSAGVDKEVRGWERPSDHAPTWVELTS